The Pelobates fuscus isolate aPelFus1 chromosome 2, aPelFus1.pri, whole genome shotgun sequence genome has a segment encoding these proteins:
- the GYG1 gene encoding glycogenin-1 isoform X2: MADQAFVTLATNDPYVKGALVLGSSLRQHNTTRKLVVLVPPQVSESMRKVLHKVYDEVRVVDVLDSKDSANLALMKRPELGITLTKLHCWTLTEYSKCVFMDADTVVLSNVDELFDREELSAAPDPGWPDCFNSGVFVYQPSLKTYSDLLHLVTEKGSFDGGDQGLLNTFFSSWATKDIHKHLPFVYNLSSISIYSYLPAFKAFGGNAKVVHFLGKVKPWHYTYDCKTKTVKSSSHDQTQTEPEFLSLWWNIYSTRVLPLLTESGMVKDTAAGLKAEEITEAVEKLSIASPHATISSEERRERWEQGQVDYMGEDSYENIRKKLDSYLQ, translated from the exons ATCAAGCTTTTGTGACACTGGCTACAAATGATCCATATGTGAAAGGGGCGCTGGTATTGGGGTCATCATTGCGACAGCACAATACTACAAGAAAACTGGTGGTGCTAGTACCTCCTCAGGTGTCAGAGTCCATGAG GAAAGTGCTTCACAAAGTGTATGATGAGGTTCGAGTGGTCGATGTCTTAGACAGCAAGGATTCCGCTAACTTGGCTTTAATGAAAAGACCAGAACTTGGCATCACATTAACAAAACTCCACTGCTGGACCCTCACAGAATACTCTAAATGTGTTTTTATGGACGCAGACACAGTG GTTTTATCAAATGTTGATGAGCTGTTTGACAGGGAAGAGCTGTCAGCAGCACCAGACCCGGGGTGGCCCGATTGCTTCAACTCAGGAGTGTTTGTTTACCAACCATCTTTAAAGACCTACAGTGACCTGTTACACCTAGTTACAGAAAAGGGCAGCTTTGACG GTGGGGACCAAGGTTTGCTCAACACATTTTTCAGTAGTTGGGCAACGAAAGATATCCACAAGCATCTACCGTTTGTTTACAACTTGAGCAGTATTTCCATATACTCCTACCTCCCAGCTTTTAAAGC GTTTGGAGGTAACGCTAAGGTGGTCCACTTCTTGGGTAAAGTAAAGCCGTGGCATTATACATACGACTGCAAAACCAAGACTGTGAAAAGTAGCTCGCATGACCAAACACAAACTGAACCAGAATTCCTTTCCCTCTGGTGGAATATCTACTCCACTCGAGTCTTGCCGTTACTTACAGAGAGTGGAATGGTTAAAGATACTGCAGCAGGCCTGAAAGCG GAGGAAATTACAGAAGCTGTGGAAAAGTTGTCCATAGCATCTCCTCACGCAACTATATCGTCAGAAGAGCGCAGGGAACGATGGGAACAAGGGCAGGTTGACTACATGGGTGAAGATTCCTATGAAAACATCAGGAAGAAGCTAGATTCTTATCTCCAGTAG
- the GYG1 gene encoding glycogenin-1 isoform X1 translates to MADQAFVTLATNDPYVKGALVLGSSLRQHNTTRKLVVLVPPQVSESMRKVLHKVYDEVRVVDVLDSKDSANLALMKRPELGITLTKLHCWTLTEYSKCVFMDADTVVLSNVDELFDREELSAAPDPGWPDCFNSGVFVYQPSLKTYSDLLHLVTEKGSFDGGDQGLLNTFFSSWATKDIHKHLPFVYNLSSISIYSYLPAFKAFGGNAKVVHFLGKVKPWHYTYDCKTKTVKSSSHDQTQTEPEFLSLWWNIYSTRVLPLLTESGMVKDTAAGLKALSGLVYSLAFSCRFCREEEITEAVEKLSIASPHATISSEERRERWEQGQVDYMGEDSYENIRKKLDSYLQ, encoded by the exons ATCAAGCTTTTGTGACACTGGCTACAAATGATCCATATGTGAAAGGGGCGCTGGTATTGGGGTCATCATTGCGACAGCACAATACTACAAGAAAACTGGTGGTGCTAGTACCTCCTCAGGTGTCAGAGTCCATGAG GAAAGTGCTTCACAAAGTGTATGATGAGGTTCGAGTGGTCGATGTCTTAGACAGCAAGGATTCCGCTAACTTGGCTTTAATGAAAAGACCAGAACTTGGCATCACATTAACAAAACTCCACTGCTGGACCCTCACAGAATACTCTAAATGTGTTTTTATGGACGCAGACACAGTG GTTTTATCAAATGTTGATGAGCTGTTTGACAGGGAAGAGCTGTCAGCAGCACCAGACCCGGGGTGGCCCGATTGCTTCAACTCAGGAGTGTTTGTTTACCAACCATCTTTAAAGACCTACAGTGACCTGTTACACCTAGTTACAGAAAAGGGCAGCTTTGACG GTGGGGACCAAGGTTTGCTCAACACATTTTTCAGTAGTTGGGCAACGAAAGATATCCACAAGCATCTACCGTTTGTTTACAACTTGAGCAGTATTTCCATATACTCCTACCTCCCAGCTTTTAAAGC GTTTGGAGGTAACGCTAAGGTGGTCCACTTCTTGGGTAAAGTAAAGCCGTGGCATTATACATACGACTGCAAAACCAAGACTGTGAAAAGTAGCTCGCATGACCAAACACAAACTGAACCAGAATTCCTTTCCCTCTGGTGGAATATCTACTCCACTCGAGTCTTGCCGTTACTTACAGAGAGTGGAATGGTTAAAGATACTGCAGCAGGCCTGAAAGCG CTATCGGGGTTGGTCTATTCACTGGCTTTCTCTTGTCGCTTCTGTAGAGAG GAGGAAATTACAGAAGCTGTGGAAAAGTTGTCCATAGCATCTCCTCACGCAACTATATCGTCAGAAGAGCGCAGGGAACGATGGGAACAAGGGCAGGTTGACTACATGGGTGAAGATTCCTATGAAAACATCAGGAAGAAGCTAGATTCTTATCTCCAGTAG